One genomic region from Phycisphaerae bacterium encodes:
- a CDS encoding tyrosine-type recombinase/integrase, whose protein sequence is MRHLYATGLLEAGVNLLTISRLLGHSSFRMTLVYLHVRRSALSNLQRRSASGVGGRPRSAAAGSSALLPGCVYAAGGTVVAGVGQSAADCNWC, encoded by the coding sequence CTGCGCCACCTGTACGCCACGGGTCTGCTGGAGGCGGGAGTGAACCTGCTGACGATCAGCCGCTTGCTGGGTCATTCCAGCTTCCGCATGACGCTGGTCTATCTGCACGTGCGGCGATCGGCACTGTCCAACCTGCAGCGGCGCTCGGCGAGCGGAGTGGGTGGACGGCCACGCTCGGCTGCTGCCGGATCGAGTGCATTACTTCCAGGTTGTGTTTACGCTGCCGGCGGAACTGTCGTCGCTGGCGTTGGGCAATCGGCGGCAGATTGCAACTGGTGCTGA
- a CDS encoding DUF1801 domain-containing protein, with amino-acid sequence MPARKTDQTSKPTARKPSKRTAAQGKVGTAPPESMITGKASPAKAAAGDQPVFAYIASLPQPQRDIAERVDALAAKTLPGLQRSVKWGMSYYGVGDGWCFCCGGFAGHIKLMFVNGATLVPVPPVTPVAMGKSTRGVELRSVDDLDERQIAAWMKQITAASGVGKKKK; translated from the coding sequence ATGCCCGCCCGCAAGACAGACCAGACTTCCAAGCCAACAGCCCGGAAGCCGTCCAAGCGCACGGCGGCACAAGGCAAGGTTGGCACGGCGCCGCCGGAGTCCATGATCACCGGCAAAGCAAGCCCCGCAAAGGCAGCCGCCGGTGACCAGCCGGTCTTCGCCTACATCGCAAGCTTGCCGCAGCCGCAGCGCGACATCGCCGAGAGAGTCGATGCCCTGGCGGCCAAGACGCTGCCCGGCCTGCAGCGCTCCGTGAAGTGGGGCATGTCATATTATGGCGTCGGCGACGGATGGTGCTTCTGTTGCGGCGGTTTCGCGGGGCACATCAAGCTCATGTTCGTGAATGGCGCGACGCTTGTTCCAGTACCACCAGTGACACCGGTGGCGATGGGGAAGTCGACGAGGGGCGTTGAGCTGAGATCAGTTGATGACCTCGACGAACGCCAGATCGCGGCGTGGATGAAACAGATTACTGCCGCGTCTGGAGTCGGCAAGAAGAAGAAATAG